In the genome of Leeuwenhoekiella sp. MAR_2009_132, one region contains:
- a CDS encoding SusD/RagB family nutrient-binding outer membrane lipoprotein, with protein MKKTINIFLILLLVFVSACDKDSFAELNSDPSALSDPDLRFSMTKAVEQMYGDDYLIWFYDNFDYAYPWSQVATATGSGANSEAIFEMGPVADRLYIYREVIPNTRDIRAQIEALSEEEQEARRALKAMTYPVQIFPSMLYSDLYGSMIYTQAGLAPYTSPPLFNPEFDTQEELYTIWLEELDMAIEDLSASNQFEIGDNDVIYGGDYAKWAKFCNLLKLKIAARMINTDRAKALAIAEEVANSPAGYMDDLSDDFIYQRDINYRGTGNPMGAGAGSIELIDFMVANKDPRVKVLFDKNSFNGEVIQAFIDAGQDLPPYVEQYVVLDAAGNFEGWSGPGEPWVRYFGVPLSPDAAFIGANDVYFNQGINNRVNLNGAEKTYTSTSNFAERITRTGYGFTYPTKPNGRVLQRNDNFPPLKVILGSSAETNLYLAEFKLLGANIPGDAQDYLNRGVEFSARVLDMLAENNGFPYYDEDPVYMDAALAEAGATKLRDEEIANLLLQPAYDLSTDGLEKVYIQQYINFAAMPGDLWTTVRRSGIPKTASTILPRDPFLTGGSSATVPRRFTVRTPTEDNSNYNNYNNAYMEQGFTTGSNDPQVLNTERLWFDKQNPNYGAGPKQ; from the coding sequence ATGAAAAAAACGATAAACATATTTTTAATTCTACTACTGGTATTTGTCTCTGCGTGCGATAAAGACAGTTTTGCTGAATTAAATAGCGACCCATCGGCATTATCAGATCCTGATTTGCGATTCTCGATGACTAAAGCAGTAGAACAGATGTATGGCGACGATTACCTCATCTGGTTCTATGATAATTTTGATTATGCGTACCCGTGGTCACAAGTAGCAACTGCTACCGGAAGTGGTGCAAATTCTGAAGCTATTTTTGAAATGGGACCTGTTGCAGACCGCCTATATATATACCGCGAGGTGATACCTAATACCAGAGATATTAGAGCTCAAATAGAGGCATTAAGCGAGGAAGAGCAAGAAGCAAGAAGAGCGTTAAAAGCAATGACCTACCCGGTTCAAATCTTTCCGTCTATGCTGTATTCAGACCTTTATGGCTCTATGATTTACACACAAGCCGGTTTAGCTCCCTATACTTCGCCTCCACTATTTAATCCTGAATTTGATACACAAGAAGAATTATATACAATATGGCTTGAAGAATTAGATATGGCTATTGAAGATTTAAGTGCTTCTAATCAATTTGAAATAGGTGACAATGACGTGATTTATGGCGGAGATTATGCAAAATGGGCAAAATTTTGCAATCTGCTTAAATTAAAAATTGCAGCACGTATGATCAATACAGATCGTGCAAAAGCATTAGCTATAGCAGAAGAGGTAGCAAACTCTCCTGCAGGTTATATGGATGATTTGAGTGATGATTTTATCTATCAACGTGATATTAATTACAGAGGTACCGGTAATCCTATGGGCGCAGGTGCAGGATCTATAGAGCTTATAGATTTTATGGTTGCTAATAAAGACCCTAGAGTTAAAGTGCTTTTTGATAAAAACTCATTTAACGGTGAGGTGATACAGGCATTTATTGATGCAGGACAGGATTTACCTCCTTATGTTGAGCAGTATGTGGTATTAGATGCAGCCGGCAATTTTGAGGGATGGTCTGGACCGGGTGAGCCCTGGGTGCGCTATTTTGGAGTACCGTTATCTCCAGATGCTGCTTTTATAGGTGCAAATGATGTTTATTTTAATCAAGGAATTAACAATAGAGTTAATCTTAACGGAGCTGAAAAAACCTATACATCTACTTCAAATTTTGCAGAGCGTATAACTCGTACAGGATATGGCTTTACCTACCCTACTAAACCAAATGGTCGTGTGTTACAACGCAACGATAACTTTCCTCCTTTAAAAGTGATTTTAGGATCATCTGCTGAGACTAATTTATATCTGGCAGAATTTAAACTTCTGGGAGCAAACATTCCGGGAGATGCACAGGACTATTTAAACCGCGGCGTTGAGTTTTCTGCACGTGTATTAGATATGCTTGCTGAAAACAATGGTTTTCCATACTATGACGAAGACCCTGTTTATATGGATGCAGCATTAGCTGAAGCTGGCGCAACAAAACTAAGAGATGAAGAGATCGCTAACTTATTACTTCAGCCTGCATATGATTTGAGTACAGACGGTTTAGAAAAAGTGTACATACAACAATACATAAATTTTGCGGCGATGCCCGGTGATTTATGGACAACTGTAAGAAGATCTGGAATTCCTAAAACTGCAAGTACAATTCTGCCCAGAGACCCATTCTTAACCGGCGGCTCTTCTGCAACAGTACCGCGCCGTTTTACTGTGAGAACTCCTACTGAAGACAACAGTAATTACAACAACTACAACAACGCATATATGGAACAAGGCTTTACAACGGGATCTAATGACCCGCAAGTCTTAAACACAGAGCGTTTGTGGTTTGATAAACAAAACCCTAATTATGGTGCAGGACCTAAACAATAG
- a CDS encoding alpha/beta fold hydrolase, with the protein MKFSWLLFSLLAVTSLSFAQNQQGNIVQYFGKEKVEDVNEGEILHLFTEGLILKKQGFAFNNDAVSSDPVFAQILNKKVNTPIAEIKIIDAFSGKTLEWEPLKTQEKNEFADRGLRSGYLYLEYNSETEQTVLFEASGHTNVLINGLPHEGDHYDFGWNLIPVKLNKGKNEFVLSGGRFATMRARLLKADQPIQFTKRDLTLPDLLIEESKPVYGAIRVMNTTDDWFKNGKIHVKIGDAEISSQVPNISPLIVRKVPFKIAIPKNLAQQETVNAVITLMDKSGKTLSTDTLELAVKSKYKHHKNTFISQVDGSVQYYSLAPSLTKDTDNQALFFSVHGASVEAVNQANAYKQKDWGHLVAPTNRRPYGFAWEDWGRLDALEVLDEAEKLLKTDKQHTYLTGHSMGGHGTWYLGATYPDRFAAIAPCAGYPDLLLYRNNSIERMREMPAESFDRFGMTKDDFLKKATLTFNNDIDAHLDSIIRRAGNPSRTLKLKRNYLHYGVYILHGEKDNVVPTSIARDMRAQLGSYHNDFSYYEYPDGTHWYGDESVDYPLLFDFFKARKIKASEDIDEIEFSTGSPGVSAGSHYVSILQQKKPFEISSFKLKKEDGKLNITTINTAVLRIDLQNAAITNDTLAIDNQQLTFPSKETIYLENNLGTWARIKAPQASEKGPHRNGGFKDAFRNNMVFVYASNGSNEENKWYYNRAKFDAEKFWYRANGSVELVKDRDFKASNYPDQNIIIYGNKSNNTTWNKLLKDSPIQVSTNKIEMGSKSLTGDSWGALFIYPRTDSAIASIGVVTATGVEGMKAAYANDYLENGTTFPDVLIFDNTMLSKGIEGVKASGFFGNDWSVDKGDFIWRN; encoded by the coding sequence ATGAAATTTAGCTGGCTTTTATTCAGTTTACTCGCGGTAACTTCTTTGTCATTTGCCCAGAATCAACAAGGTAACATCGTTCAATATTTTGGTAAAGAAAAAGTAGAGGACGTCAACGAAGGTGAGATCCTGCATTTATTTACTGAAGGATTAATTTTAAAAAAACAAGGATTTGCGTTTAATAATGATGCCGTTTCAAGTGATCCCGTATTCGCACAAATACTCAACAAAAAGGTAAATACACCAATAGCAGAAATCAAAATAATTGATGCTTTTTCTGGTAAAACTCTTGAGTGGGAACCCCTAAAAACACAAGAGAAAAATGAATTTGCTGATCGCGGTTTGCGCTCTGGGTATTTATATCTAGAATATAATTCAGAAACCGAGCAAACTGTACTTTTTGAAGCATCAGGACATACTAATGTTTTAATTAATGGCTTACCTCATGAGGGTGATCACTATGATTTTGGATGGAATTTAATACCTGTAAAACTCAATAAAGGCAAAAATGAATTTGTGCTTTCTGGCGGGCGATTTGCTACAATGCGTGCCAGACTCTTAAAGGCAGATCAACCTATTCAATTTACTAAAAGAGATCTCACACTTCCAGACCTTTTAATTGAAGAGTCTAAACCTGTATATGGTGCAATTAGGGTAATGAACACAACAGATGACTGGTTTAAAAACGGAAAGATTCACGTAAAAATAGGGGATGCTGAGATTAGCTCTCAGGTTCCTAACATCTCACCGCTCATCGTTAGAAAAGTCCCATTTAAAATAGCAATTCCTAAAAATTTAGCACAACAGGAAACTGTAAATGCTGTAATTACATTAATGGATAAGTCTGGAAAAACACTAAGTACAGATACGTTAGAACTTGCTGTAAAATCAAAGTATAAGCATCATAAAAACACGTTTATAAGTCAGGTAGATGGCAGTGTTCAATATTACAGTTTAGCACCTTCTCTTACTAAAGATACAGACAATCAGGCCTTGTTTTTCTCTGTTCATGGGGCTTCTGTAGAAGCGGTGAATCAAGCCAATGCTTATAAGCAGAAAGACTGGGGACATCTTGTGGCACCTACTAACCGCAGACCTTATGGTTTTGCCTGGGAAGACTGGGGTAGACTTGATGCCTTGGAAGTTCTTGATGAAGCAGAAAAATTACTTAAAACAGATAAACAACATACGTATTTAACCGGCCATTCTATGGGCGGTCACGGCACCTGGTATCTTGGTGCGACCTATCCAGATCGCTTTGCTGCTATTGCTCCTTGTGCGGGTTATCCTGATCTTCTGCTATACCGCAACAATTCTATAGAACGTATGAGAGAAATGCCGGCAGAAAGTTTTGACCGTTTTGGTATGACTAAAGATGACTTTTTGAAAAAAGCGACATTAACATTTAACAATGATATAGATGCCCACTTAGACAGTATCATTCGTAGAGCAGGCAATCCCAGCCGTACACTAAAATTAAAACGCAATTATCTGCATTATGGGGTTTATATTTTACACGGAGAAAAAGACAATGTAGTTCCTACATCAATAGCCCGCGATATGCGTGCGCAGCTAGGCTCTTATCATAACGACTTCTCGTATTATGAATATCCTGACGGAACACACTGGTATGGTGACGAGAGTGTAGATTATCCCTTGCTTTTTGATTTCTTTAAAGCCCGAAAAATAAAGGCTTCAGAAGATATTGATGAGATTGAGTTTTCAACGGGTTCTCCCGGAGTTTCTGCCGGTTCTCATTATGTTAGTATTCTTCAGCAGAAAAAACCCTTTGAAATAAGTTCATTTAAATTGAAAAAAGAAGACGGCAAACTAAATATTACAACAATAAACACAGCCGTACTGCGCATAGATTTACAGAATGCAGCAATAACAAATGATACATTAGCTATCGATAATCAGCAATTAACTTTCCCCTCTAAAGAAACAATCTATTTAGAGAATAATTTAGGAACATGGGCTCGTATCAAGGCTCCTCAAGCTAGTGAAAAAGGGCCTCACCGAAATGGCGGATTCAAAGATGCCTTTAGAAATAATATGGTTTTTGTTTATGCCTCTAACGGTTCTAATGAGGAGAATAAATGGTATTATAACCGGGCTAAATTTGATGCTGAAAAATTCTGGTACCGTGCAAATGGTTCTGTAGAACTTGTAAAAGATCGTGATTTTAAAGCAAGTAATTATCCTGATCAGAACATAATTATCTACGGAAACAAAAGCAATAATACAACCTGGAACAAACTTTTGAAAGACAGCCCCATTCAGGTTTCAACAAATAAAATTGAGATGGGTTCAAAATCGCTTACTGGTGATTCCTGGGGTGCACTATTTATTTATCCCAGAACAGATAGCGCTATTGCAAGTATAGGTGTTGTAACAGCTACAGGTGTTGAAGGTATGAAAGCGGCATATGCCAATGACTATCTTGAAAACGGAACCACCTTTCCAGACGTTTTAATATTTGACAATACTATGCTTTCAAAAGGAATTGAAGGTGTTAAAGCCAGTGGTTTCTTTGGCAATGACTGGTCTGTTGACAAAGGAGATTTTATCTGGAGAAATTAA
- the greA gene encoding transcription elongation factor GreA produces the protein MSKVAYYTEEGLKKLRDELNHLKDVERPKSSQAIAEARDKGDLSENAEYDAAKEAQGMLEMRISKMEEIVANARIIDESQLDTSKALVHSTVTIKNQVNGMEMKYKLVAQSEADLKTGKISVDSPIGKGLLGKKVGDVAEISVPNGTMKFDVIDITRD, from the coding sequence ATGAGTAAGGTAGCATACTATACAGAAGAAGGATTAAAGAAATTAAGAGACGAACTTAATCATTTGAAAGATGTAGAGCGTCCTAAATCCTCACAAGCAATTGCAGAAGCGAGAGATAAAGGTGATTTAAGTGAGAATGCAGAATATGACGCAGCTAAGGAAGCACAGGGAATGCTTGAAATGCGTATTTCTAAGATGGAAGAAATTGTTGCTAATGCACGTATTATAGATGAATCACAATTAGATACTTCAAAAGCATTAGTACATTCTACGGTTACGATTAAAAATCAGGTAAACGGAATGGAAATGAAATATAAGTTAGTAGCTCAAAGCGAAGCCGACTTAAAAACCGGGAAAATTTCGGTTGATTCTCCTATTGGTAAAGGTTTATTAGGTAAAAAAGTAGGGGATGTTGCAGAAATTAGCGTTCCTAACGGGACTATGAAGTTTGACGTAATTGATATTACAAGAGACTAA